In the genome of Theropithecus gelada isolate Dixy chromosome 19, Tgel_1.0, whole genome shotgun sequence, the window TACTTAATGGATTCTAAGTGCATAACACATAATAGATACCCAGAAAATATTTgctgggtaggtgggtgggtgggtggatggatggatggatggatggatgagtgggtgggtgggtggatgggtaagTAAACagttggatggatagatggaagaTAAGAGATTATGGATGAAGGAATGGATAAAGGGAGGGCTAGATGGAGGGATGGGTGGAAGATAGAATAGATGGAGGAATGGAAGAGAGataatggataaatggatggatggatgaatgaatgagtgggtgggtggatggataagtGAATGGATGGGATGGGTGGAAGATAGAATAGATGGAGGGactgaagacagagagagataatggatggatggatggatggatggatggatggatggatggatggatggatgaatgagtgggtggtTGGATGTGTAagtggatggacagatagatggatagatggatgggtagatatATGGGTTGACGGAAGAATGAATGGGTAGATGGGATAACTGATTAATAGACGggtagatggacagatggatgaatagatgtgtgagtgggtggatggatggatggatgagtggatagatAGGTAAGTGGAAAGATAAACTGGTGGATGGGTTGATGAATAAATTGATGGATGTAACATTGGATTGATGGATGACTAGATAGATGTGCGGATggaaggatgggtggatgggaTGACTGATTAATAGGTAAGTAGATGGACAGATGGttgaatagatggatgggtgagtgggtgaatggatggatagaggaTGAATTAATGGACAGatggtagatggatagatgaatgaattgATGGGTGACtggatagacagatggataaaaagatagatgagtggatgggtgatGGGGGAAGGCATAGCAGATATTATGCCACCCAAATTGTCAAAGAAGGatcttgatagaaaaaaaaaaaaaaaagcattcccagccgggtgcagtggctcacgcctgtaatcccagcactttgggaggctgaagtgggcagatcacgaggtcaggatatcaagatcatgctggctaacacagtgaaaccccatctctactaaaaacacaaaaaattagccaggcataacatggtgaaaccctgtctctactaaaaatacaaaaaaaaaaaaaatagccaggcgtggtgacaggtgcctgtagtcccagtgactcgggaggctgaggcaggagaatggcgtgaacctgggaggtggagcttgcagtgagctgagatggcaccactgcactccagcctgggcggcagagcaagactctgtctcaaaaaaaaaaaaaaaaaattagccaggcgtggtggtgcgtgcctgtagtcccagctactcaggaggctgaggtaggagaattgcttgaaccctggaggcagagattgcagcgagccgagatcatgccactacactccagcctgggtgacagagactctgtctcaaaaaaaaaaaaaaaaaaaagaaagaaagaaagaaaagacaaaaaaagacaaaaaaagcatTCCCTACTGAGGAGAAAGTGTAGGAAAAGGCAAAGAGATGGGGAAATGCCAAGAGTATGACAAAAGTCTGTCTGTGCAGCCAGAGAACAGAACAGGACTCGGAGATGAGAATAGAGAACGTGGACAGACATTCAGACTCAAGGAAGAGCGAGGGAGGTGGACTGACCCCTTCATATTGGAGACCCAGTGAGATAATATCAAAGTTGCATTCCCCACTCTGATGACATTCTCCTTTTAAATGCTCCTCCAAGGCATCTCCTTGAGATGGCTTCCCCAGCCCGTCATCTTCTGGGTAGAAGAGGGAAACACACGGGCCACTTGCCCTGCTCCTCATTCCAGTGCTTTCAGGGGGAAGTTCGGTCCATCACAAGCTGGTGAATGACCCAAGGGAGACATAGGAAGTTTTCTGGTGGGTTCGGGGGGCGGGATTGTGGGGTAGGCCCAGCAGTTCGGAAGAAGACATCCAGAAATGAAAGACACCATGAAATTGTCGTTCTACGGGCGATATATTAATACTTCATGGATTATCATCTATTGCCCAGATCTGTCCACAGACGGTATCTCCAATACTGGAGTGCTATTTGGTCTCAAAAATCCAGATGCATAAGAGTTTGTCCCCTGAGCCCTTCGACCTCCCTTTAGAAACCTTTAACCTATCTTGTCTTGACCTCCAGGATCAGACAAGGGTGCTGAGAGCTGGGGCTCACAACCAAAGGAGAAATGAGCAATCTGCGGTCTTCGGAGGAGGTAGGCTGGATGCAGGTTGAGGGGAGGGTGATCATACGAGGAGAAGGAAGGTGAGGATCTTAATGTTTTGGAAAGAGTGGAGGGAGTGGAAAAATTCTGACCTGAACTCAGAGGTAGGAGGTACTTTGTAGTTAATCAAACAGTAAAAAAGGACTCAAGAGATGGAACCCAAGttgggttgggggctgggggcagtCAAACACAGCTACATCTGTTGCCAAAGATCAAGTTCTTCTCAACACATTAAAggttctgagaagtcctgcaatatacaattttatgtttttgtttttgtttttttgtttttttgagacggagtctcgctgtgtcgcccaggctggagtgcagtggcacatcttggctcattgcaagctctgcctcccgggttcacaccattctcctgcctcagcctcccgagtagctgggactacaggcgcccaccaccatgcccagctaactttttgtgtttttagtagagacggggtttcacagtgttagccaggatggtctcgatctcctgacctcatgatccgcccaccttggcctcccaaagtgcttatgTTGATGTTTTAAAAGATGAAGTTCTTATCACTGTGGTCCTCAGTACCCTGCTTCTGTTCTGAAAAGAAATGTTGACCCCCAATATTCTTCTTCCTCAGATGGGATCTCAGTATTGGCTTCCAAAACTCTGAGACCTCTGCAAGTGAGGAAGTAATAGAGGAATGCTCAGAACACTCTTGGGGAGGATGAGGAGACTTGCAAAGCCACAAAATATGACAACTGGAAGGGATCttcaaaatcacacacacacttatCGTCTGTatttggaaactgaggctcagatgggGGCAGCTGACTTCCCCCAAGTTCATACCAAGCTAGAACAGAGCTGGACCCCAGGTTGGGTTGCTGTATTTGGGAACTAAAAATAAAGGATACCCAAttcaatttgaatttcacatcAACAACAAATAATTGTGTAGTATAAGTATagcccatgcaatatttgggatatacttatactaaaaaggtacttggtttttatttgaaatttaaatgcaCCTGACCATTTTGTATTATACCTGGCAACCCTAAGTCCAAGcctctcttgttttgtttgttcatttttgagacagggtctcacttgttgcccaggctggaatgcagtggcaagatcatggctcactgcagcctctaccttccaggctccagcaatcatcccacttcagcctccaagatagctggaaccacaggcgcacagcagcacacccagctaattttttcatttttttgtagagacagagtctcactatgttgcccaggctggtcttgaactcctgggctcaagcaatcctcccgcctcagcctcccaaagtgctgggatcacaggcataagccaccacacccagcctgcatgCCTCTTTTGACTACATCTGCTTCTCCTCGAACCTCCCCATGCTGATTTTTGTCATCTCTTGGCCCAGGAGAAATATGATATGTCAGGTGCCCGCCTGGCCCTAACACTGTGTGTCACCAAAGCCCGGGAAGGTTCTGAAGAAGACCTGGATGCTCTGGAATACATGTTTCGGCAGCTGAGATTCGAAAGCACCATGAAAAGAGACCCCACTGCCCAGGTATTGGGGTGCCTACTCCAGGCCTGGTTGGGGGAAAGGTACTAGGTCGGATGTGTGGGCTATGAGGACCCAGCTGAGTCTGGTTCTTCCTCTCACTCCAGCAATTCCAGGAAGAGCTGGAAAAATTCCAGCAGGCCATCGATTCCCGGGAAGATCCCATCAGTTGTGCCTTCGTGGTACTCATGGCTCACGGGAGGGAAGGCTTCCTCAAGGGAGAAGATGGGGAGATGGTCAAGCTGGACAATCTCTTCGAGGCCCTGAACAACAAGAACTGCCAGGCCCTGCGAGCCAAGCCCAAGGTGTACATCATACAGGCCTGTCGAGGAGGTGGGGACAGATCCAAGAGCACAGAGTCTCTggtttgttgtttctgttttgttttctgagacagcacccaggctggagtgcagtggtgcaatctcaactcactgcaatctccatctcccaggctccagccatcctcctgcctcagcctcctgaatagctgggactacaggctcctgccattatgtcaggctaatttttgtagacagggtctcattatgttgcccaggctggtctcaaactcctgagctcaagcaatcctcctgcctcagcctcccaccatgcccaaccaagtCTGTGTTTTTATCCAAGCCAGTCCCAGATCCAAAGCCCCAGCTgaagccaggcaccatggctcatgcctgtaattccagtactttgggaggcccagacgggaaGATTTTTTGAGG includes:
- the CASP14 gene encoding caspase-14, with translation MSNLRSSEEEKYDMSGARLALTLCVTKAREGSEEDLDALEYMFRQLRFESTMKRDPTAQQFQEELEKFQQAIDSREDPISCAFVVLMAHGREGFLKGEDGEMVKLDNLFEALNNKNCQALRAKPKVYIIQACRGEQKDPGETVGGDEILMVTKDSPQTIPTYTDALHVYSTVEGYIAYRHDQKGSCFIQTLVDVFTKGKGHILELLTEVTRRMAEAEMVQEGQAKKTNPEIQSTLRKRLYLQ